From Planctomycetia bacterium:
AGCAACGCGTCGAAACCTACCGGAGGTCGGAGTCGCGTCTCCTCACACGGCTCAACATCGCACGTCGCGCCGCGAGATTCAACGCGAAGAATTGGGCCATGTCTTCAACGTAGCAGGCACGTTCCACGTGCCGTCCGCCACGGAGGACTTCACACAGCCACAGCGGCTTGGTCAATCAACACGTAAAACGGCCGGTTCACATCGGCCGCTCGCCAGGAAGTATTGCCCGCTGCGTCTTCTTCGCAGAACGGCGCACGTGGCGGACGGCACGTGGAACGTGCCTGCTACTTTAACGCCGTAGCACGCCGCCCGCTGCCGGCTCGACGCGTGTTGCCATTTCGACGAACTTGCGGCTCGTCGTTTCGTCGCCGAGTTGTCGGTGCATCGTTGCGAGGTTCGAATACGCGACTCCCATCGCCGAGGCGTTGAGGACACCGTCGCGCACTGCTTGCTGCATGTAGCCCGCTCCCACGTTCGTGAGTTGCAGGGCTCGCTCTCGATTGCCGAGGGCCCAATAGGAAATGCCCATGCTGACGAGCGTTTCTCCCTGGCGACCACGATCGGCCGCGGCCGCTTCGATGAGCGGTCGTTCCATGAGCGGCGCCGCGCGCTCGAACCACTCGACCGCCGTCTTGTGGTCTTCCCGCTTCACGGCATAGAGCGAACCGATGCGGAAATAAAGTCGGCCGAAGCGATAAGCGTCGATCGGCGTTTCATCGCGCCCGACGCGGCCTTGTTGAATCAACTCGACCGCTTCGGTTCCGAATTTCAAAGCGTTGTCGATATCTCCTCGGGCATGCAACGATTGAAGCGCGTCGTAGAGACCCATGCCGGCTTCGAATTGAATTTGCTTCCTGCGCAGCGGATCGTTGCAGTCTGCCAAGGCGAGGTTCGTAGTCGTTCGCAAACTTTCGGCCCACACGAGCGGATCGGCTCCCCCTTGCATGCCGACGCACGCCGCCGACGCACGCACATAGACGTCGAGCAATACGTCGATGCTCAGATCTCCCGAGGCGCGTCCTTCGACGGCGATCGCTTCTGCTTTCTTCAACCAGCGCTCGACGACCGTTTCCTTCGACTGCCATTCTCCCCACGCGACATCCTGCGCGATTGCCAAGTGCGCTTCGACGAGCACTCGTTTCGCGCCGCACCGGAGCGTACGATTCTTCTCCGTCGCCAACGGCTCGACCAATCGCACGGCCCGCGTGTGGGCATCGATCGCCTGGCCGTAGTCGGGCCTCGCTCCGCCGGCCAACAAGTTGCCTCGCTGGAGCCATGCCCGTGCCTGATAGAGCGGCAACGATTTCGTTCCTTCGACGACCGTCTGGTTGTCGGCGAGCGCCGCGTCGAACAACGCTTCGTCGGCCAAGAGCTCGGCCCGCGTCAGCAAGTAGTCGGCCGCTTTGGTGTCGATCTTCAACGCGCTTTCGATCGCTTCCATCGCGGCTCGAGGTCGGCCGACCTTTTGCAGCAGCTTCGCCCGCAGCCAATGGGCCCGACTATTCTTCGCGTCGAGATTCGTGGCGACCGTGAGATCCGTGAGTGCGGCGGTATAGAATTCCGCAGACCTTTTTTCGGCCCGCAAGACGAACGGCCGGGCGCTGATCCGATCGAGCCCGATCGTGGCGACGAGCGGAACATCGGGCCCCGGCTCATAGCGAAGCGAGACACCGCGTTCGGGAAACACGACCCCCAGCGCATTGCCTTCGACATCTTCGACCGCGATGGCATCGGCTTCGTTGAGCGCGAGTTCTTTGAGAACCTCGGTCGGTGGAAAGCGGTTTCCCAGTTCGATGACGATCGCTTCGGCTTTGTTTTCGAAGAACGTCACTTCGACGGACTCGAACGGATCGATCTTGTAGTGGAGCTTGAGGTCGTTGCCGGCCCCTTGACGTCGAACCGGCTCGCCCCAGGCCTTGAGCACTTCTTCCAGCGTCGACTCACCAAGCAACACGCCGTTGAAGTCGACCGGCTCCAACTTAGGGAGAGGGCCCGGCGATGCCGGATCGTCAACCGTAGCGGCCGGTGAAACATCCGACGAGAGATCCGTCGCCCCATCCGCCGGCGATGTAGGAAGGACGGGCTGCGTCGGCGACGTCAACGGAATCACATCGGGAAGACCCGGAGTCGTCGGCGTCGCGCCCACAGGAACTTGGTTTCCTTGCGAGCGGGTCGGCGGAAACGTAATCGTGTCGGAAACGGGAGGAGGCGAGAAGACCTGAGGCCCTGCTCCGGTCGCAGTGGTTGGGCCCGCGATCGGCGGCGGAGTCGGATCGCCGAGCAAGCCGTCGGCACCGATGCCGGTCGCTTCGGTCTTCGCCGCCTGGGGGGCGACAGCCGGAGTTCCGTTCGGCGTAGCGAGTGGTGGCGTTGCGGCACGCAACGGCGCGCGCGGCGCCAAAGGAGCGCGCGGAGCCAACGTCGCCGACGACGCGGTGTAGGCGGGGCTGCGAACAGTCAGATTTCCGACCGGCTCCTTCGCGTTCGGCGTTGCCGTCGAAGGCTGTGGTTGCAATCTTGGCTGCGGTGTCGCAGGACGGGGCTTCAATTGCGACGGCGGCTGCGGCGGCGTTTCCGCCGGGCGATGAATTTGCAAACGCGAGTTCCGCTCCTCTTCCGTCGTCGGCGCAGCGGCTGCGGCAGGTGTCTGCGGAGTCGGGCGTTTCGCATCGCCGATGCGCAGCGTACTGCGCGGAGGAACGATCGGCGGCGCCCCTTGTCCGACGACGCGCGTCGCCGGTTCGGCGGCGGCGCTGAACGTCGCGCTGTTCCCGACGCAAAAGCAACCGAGCAGACACGCGAGCCCTAGAGCCGGGAGTCGAAAAGTGCGAAAGCGATTGCAAGCGCGAAGGCCGTGGCACATCGCGTGTTCCTCCGTGAACGCAGTAAAGCGAACCGCGCAATCCTTGTGCGGTTGCAGAACGAAGCGGCGGAAGTATAGCGAGACCCTGCGCCGGCCCCTAGACGAATCAAGCCGCCGGCAGCGGCAGCTTGAAGCGGTGCCGGCCCGTTGCGATCCCCTTTCTCGTTTCCTCCCTTATTGCTACTCTCCGCCGCATGAAAAGTCGCATAAAAGTCGCTGTCGTCGCGCTCTTTGCCTCGCTCCTCATACCGACTCTCGCAGGCATCGCGTCGGCAGGCCCGCCGCCGGCGCCGGCGGAGGCGCTGCGCAGCCGGCGCGACGACGCCGACCTCGCGAGTGTCTTCTTCCTCGATGCCGCGCAAGGTTGGACCGTCGGCGATCATGGCGCCGTCCTCCATACGCTCGACGCCGGCGCACACTGGGCGGCGCAAGAGTCGGGCCTCGGTTGCCGCCTGCGCGACGTTTACTTTCTCAACGCTCAACAAGGCTGGATCGTCGGCGGATACTATGATCCTTACGTGCATCGGAGCCGAGGCGTATTGTTGCGCACCGTCGACGGCGGCGCGACCTGGCAACTCGAGCCGACGCCGCTGCTACCCGCCCTCCGAAAAATTCGGATGCGCACTGCGCAAGAAGGTTGGGCTGCGGGCGACCCTTCGACGCTTGCCCCTTCCGGTCTGCACTTCACGCGCGACGGCGGCAAGACCTGGAGCGCCGCCGGCGGCCACTTGCCGGCCGGTATCGTGGCGGCCGATCTCGCGGCGGCGGAAGGGCATAAAATCGACCACGCTGCCGGAACGGTCGCCGACGGCGCGGGCCGAGTCGTCGCGCTCGCGGAGCGGTTTCTCAGCGCTACGCCCGCCGCCGAGTTCGGGCTGCGCACCGTGCGCGACATCGCGCTCGATCGTGGTGGAGCAGGCACGCTCGTCGGCGACGGCGGACTCGTCCTCTCGACCGAAGATGGGGGTGCCGCGTGGCACGCGAGCGGCGAAGATCTCACTTCCGGTGTCGGCGCGCAATGCGATTGGCACGCCATGGCCCGGCATGGCGCGAGCTTGTGGATCGTCGGTGCGCCGGGGAGCGTGGTGCTGCATAGCGCCGATGCCGGGCGGCATTGGGAGCTGCTGCCGACCAAGCAACCGTTGCCGCTGCGCGACGTGGCGTTCGTCGATGCCGAGCGTGGGTTTGCGGTCGGTGCGCTCGGCACGATCCTGGCGACGGTCGACGGCGGAAAGACTTGGAACAAACAATCGTACGGCGATCGGCGCGCAGCCCTCTGGAGTTGCTTTACCGATGCCGAGTCGATGCCGCTGGAGTTGATCGCCAAGAGCTGCACCGAAGACGGCTACCGCACGGTCGCCTCGCTCGTCGGCCGGCGCGATTGCGAGCCGGGAGTCGACTCGAGCGCCGCTGCCGGCGATCGGGTTGCCGATGGCCTTTCGGCATTGGGCATCTCCTCGACTCAGCAAGCTTGGGCCTTTCCGCTCCGGCAAGCCGCGTTGCAACTGTCGGCGAGCGACGTCCTCTCGACCTGGGGGGCCGGCGACGAAGCCGAGGGCCTGCGCCGGATTCAAGCACATTTCGTGTTGCAACTTCGCACGTGGCGGCCCGACGTCGTGCTCACGCATGCTCCTGCTCCGCGCGGCGACCTGCCGACGAATCACCTGCTGCATCAACTGGTGATGCAGGCCCTCGAGGCGGCCGCCGATCCCAACGCTTTTCCGGAGCAGATCGAACTGCTCGGGCTCGCGCCATGGCAAGCGCAAAAGGCGTTCGGCCACGAGCCGAATCAAACGCAAGGCACGGCATCGGTCAAAGCTTCGGATGTGATGACGCGCACGGCGATCGCGCTCGACGAGTTCTGTTCGCCCGGCCGCGCACTGTTGTCCGACCGGCGGACGGCGCCGTCGGCGACCGTGGCCGTCCGGTTGTGTATGAACCGGACTCCTTCGGCCGCGCCCGAACGAGAACTTTTCGCCGGCTTGGTGTTGCCGGCCGGCGGCGATGCGCGGCGCACCATCGTCGGCACGGTCGGCGATACGATTTTGAAGATGCGGCGCACGGCCGAGCGACGACGGAGCCTCGAAGGAATCGTCATGCAGAAAAGCGGGACCGTCGGAGTCGAGCTCGCCGGGCGACTGCGCGACGTCACGGCCGGCCTGGAAGACGAGCCTGCCGGCCGGGCCGTCTTCGAGCTTGCCGAGACGTTCCGCTTCGCCGGTCGTTGGGAAGCGGCGCGGGAAACGTATGAATATCTTCTCACGCGCTATCCCCAACACTCCGACTCCGAAGCGGGCCTGCATCGGCTCGTTCATTATCTGGCGAGCAGCGAAGCCGATCAGCGCTTGCGCCGCGCGATGATCCACACGGCCGACGCCCTGGCGATGGCCCCGCTCGGCGCAAGCACCGGCGAAGGGGCGATCTCGGCATCGAAGCCGCGCACGGTTTCGCAAAACACGCTCGGCCAAGTCGAATCCGCAGCGGGCATTCCGGGCACGGCCGATCGGCTGGAGAAGCTGAACATCACGATCGCGCAAGGTCCGCCGTCGATCACGCAGATGGCCGTGATGCCGACGCCGGCCGCGATGCTGCTGGGGCGCAACGCGCGCGAGCAAGCTCCTGCGGCGAAGCCGGCGGAAGCGGTAAGCACGGCGGCTCGCGAAACCGCAAGCGGCGCTGCGGTGAATGGCGTGATAGATAGTTCTGCTGGTTCTGCGCTGGTTGGGTATACCGGTGATGAAGATCGGCGACGGCGCGCGATCGCGCTCGGGGCTTACTTCGAGAGCCGCGATCCGGTCGGGCATGCCGAGCCGACGATTCTCTTTCCGCTTGCTGCCGCGCGACGCAAGCTCGGGCAGACCGCCGAAGCGGAAAGCTTCTACAAGCATTTCGTCCGTTCGCATCCCGAAGATGCGTGGTGGGCCTGCGCCGCGTCGGAAGCGGCGATTCGCAATCCCGGCACGACGGGCATCAAGCGGCAACATCGTTCGCTCGCGGCAACCGAAAAGCCGCTCTTGGATGGAACGCTCGACGATGCCGTGTGGCGCGCCGCGACGCCGCTCGAGCTACGCAGCCCGCTCGGCGACGACGACGCTTGGCCTGCCGTGGCGCTGATCGCGCATGATGCCGAGTACCTTTATTTAGCGGTCCGTTGCCGGCGCACTCCTAATACCGAAATGCCGGCCCCGACCGGTCCGCGGCAGCGCGACACCGACCTCGCGGCCCAAGATCGGGTCGACTTTTGCCTCGATCTCGATCGAGATTACGCGACCTATTACAAGCTCTCGGTCGACCGCCGCGGCTGGACCGCCGAGTCGTGTTGGGACGACACCGGCTGGGATCCGCAATGGTTCGTCGCCGCCGGGGGCGATGAGACGACCTGGACCGTCGAAGCGGCGATTCCTTGGAGCGAGCTGACGGTCGAGCCGCCGCGCTCCGGCGACGCCTGGGCTCTCGGCGTACAGCGCATCGCGCCGTCGACCGGAGTGCAAAGTTGGACCGCGCCGGCAGCGGCGGCGATTCGGCCCGAGGGGTTCGGGCACTTGACGTTCGAGTAGCGGGCGCGGCATCCTACAGAACTCGCTCGTCAGCCGCTCGCGTTTCAGGAGTTCCGCAGATGCCGATTCGTTCCGCCGTCACGATCAGTTTGGTGAAGGAAGCTCGCGGCGGACCCTTCGTCTTTTGGGACGATCTCGCGGCCGGTTGTCGCAAGGCGGCCGAGCTCGGCTTCGATGCCGTCGAGGTGTTTCCGCCGTCGGCCGACGCGGTCGATCCGAAAGCGCTTAAGCAGTTGCTCGTCGACCATCACCTGACGCTCGCCGCGGTCGGCACCGGCGCGGGCTGGGTGCGCGGCAAGCTGAACCTCACGCTACCCGACGCCGCGCAGCGCACCGCCGCGCGCGAGTTCATCAAGTCGATCATCGATCTGGCGGGCCCCTTCGGCGCTCCGGCGATCATCGGCTCGATGCAAGGGCGGCACGGCGTCGACGGCGTGGAGGAAGCGACCGCGCGGGGTTGGCTGGCCGAGGCGCTCGAAGAACTCGGCGACTATGCCCGACATTACGCGACGCCGCTCCTCTATGAACCCCTGAACCGGTACGAGACCAACATGGTGACTACCGTTGCGCAAGGGGTCGCGCTGTTGAAGTCGCTGAAGACGCGCAACGTGCTGCTGTTGGCCGATCTGTTTCACATGAACATCGAAGAGGTCGACATCGCCGACGCCCTGCGCGCGGGGCAAGGCTATATCGGCCACGTGCATTTCGTCGACTCGAACCGCCGCCCTGCCGGCAGCGGCCATCTCGACTTCGCCCCGATCGCGGCGGCGCTGAAAGAAATCGGTTACGACCGCTACGCCTCGGCCGAAGCCCTCCCCTGGCCCGACAGCGACACGGCGGCGGCGAATACGATCGCTGCGTTTAAGAAATGGTTCCGCGAGTAAGCATCGACTCGCTTTTACGGCCGCGGCTGCTAAATCAATTCGCGGATCGGCTTTTGGTCGTCGAGCAGAAACTGCGGCCGACCGGTGAGGTCGGGGATCGTTTGTCTCGTGTCGATGCCGAGGACGTGGTAAAGCGTGGCGAAAACATTCTCGGCCGAGTGAGGGTTGCCGCGCGGGCGGGCCGCGTATTTGTCGGTCGAGCCGATCGCTTGGCCGGTGCGCAGTCCGCCGCCGGCCAGCAGCGCGAAGCCGGATTCCTGCCAGTGGTCGCGACCCGCTTGGCGATTGATGCGCGGCGTGCGTCCCATCTCGCCCCAGGCGACGATCGCGACGTCGTCGAGCAGGCCGCGCTCTTCGAGATCGAGCACGAGCGCCGAGAACGCTTGATCGAAC
This genomic window contains:
- a CDS encoding tetratricopeptide repeat protein — its product is MKSRIKVAVVALFASLLIPTLAGIASAGPPPAPAEALRSRRDDADLASVFFLDAAQGWTVGDHGAVLHTLDAGAHWAAQESGLGCRLRDVYFLNAQQGWIVGGYYDPYVHRSRGVLLRTVDGGATWQLEPTPLLPALRKIRMRTAQEGWAAGDPSTLAPSGLHFTRDGGKTWSAAGGHLPAGIVAADLAAAEGHKIDHAAGTVADGAGRVVALAERFLSATPAAEFGLRTVRDIALDRGGAGTLVGDGGLVLSTEDGGAAWHASGEDLTSGVGAQCDWHAMARHGASLWIVGAPGSVVLHSADAGRHWELLPTKQPLPLRDVAFVDAERGFAVGALGTILATVDGGKTWNKQSYGDRRAALWSCFTDAESMPLELIAKSCTEDGYRTVASLVGRRDCEPGVDSSAAAGDRVADGLSALGISSTQQAWAFPLRQAALQLSASDVLSTWGAGDEAEGLRRIQAHFVLQLRTWRPDVVLTHAPAPRGDLPTNHLLHQLVMQALEAAADPNAFPEQIELLGLAPWQAQKAFGHEPNQTQGTASVKASDVMTRTAIALDEFCSPGRALLSDRRTAPSATVAVRLCMNRTPSAAPERELFAGLVLPAGGDARRTIVGTVGDTILKMRRTAERRRSLEGIVMQKSGTVGVELAGRLRDVTAGLEDEPAGRAVFELAETFRFAGRWEAARETYEYLLTRYPQHSDSEAGLHRLVHYLASSEADQRLRRAMIHTADALAMAPLGASTGEGAISASKPRTVSQNTLGQVESAAGIPGTADRLEKLNITIAQGPPSITQMAVMPTPAAMLLGRNAREQAPAAKPAEAVSTAARETASGAAVNGVIDSSAGSALVGYTGDEDRRRRAIALGAYFESRDPVGHAEPTILFPLAAARRKLGQTAEAESFYKHFVRSHPEDAWWACAASEAAIRNPGTTGIKRQHRSLAATEKPLLDGTLDDAVWRAATPLELRSPLGDDDAWPAVALIAHDAEYLYLAVRCRRTPNTEMPAPTGPRQRDTDLAAQDRVDFCLDLDRDYATYYKLSVDRRGWTAESCWDDTGWDPQWFVAAGGDETTWTVEAAIPWSELTVEPPRSGDAWALGVQRIAPSTGVQSWTAPAAAAIRPEGFGHLTFE
- a CDS encoding sugar phosphate isomerase/epimerase, whose protein sequence is MPIRSAVTISLVKEARGGPFVFWDDLAAGCRKAAELGFDAVEVFPPSADAVDPKALKQLLVDHHLTLAAVGTGAGWVRGKLNLTLPDAAQRTAAREFIKSIIDLAGPFGAPAIIGSMQGRHGVDGVEEATARGWLAEALEELGDYARHYATPLLYEPLNRYETNMVTTVAQGVALLKSLKTRNVLLLADLFHMNIEEVDIADALRAGQGYIGHVHFVDSNRRPAGSGHLDFAPIAAALKEIGYDRYASAEALPWPDSDTAAANTIAAFKKWFRE